A region from the Panicum hallii strain FIL2 chromosome 1, PHallii_v3.1, whole genome shotgun sequence genome encodes:
- the LOC112878825 gene encoding uncharacterized protein LOC112878825 → MEKKSAVLEKGEGSLSTPRADRRKEMPQGLEQQVSDLFGKLNLTAKEKNTLVLEDAEDSDLAVVNHVVIGKVLAPNPMQLQTIMSAMRPAWGNPRGLEARMVGDNLFIAEFESEFDKSRVLEGSPWYIGRQAVGRQTVILQDFNSDMRPTDVSFNEMAIWVNILNLPLGLRNEKWGFEIAGKIGKEVLKVDVDEQKRAVGKELRARVVIPLNEPLPRGVSVFSSRRQRKEWYDVVYERLPYFCFSCGIIGHSEIECPTPAMRDDKGCLPCSEKLRAPKDRRLKYQSEWHGQGDTSPRKSNSSGMWGGSGRKKMISEKSNDHNKVCNREDEDQDGNGVSSPD, encoded by the coding sequence GCAGGTTTCGGATTTGTTCGGTAAGCTTAACCTGACTGCAAAAGAGAAGAATACTCTAGTTCTGGAGGATGCCGAGGATTCCGATTTAGCTGTGGTAAATCATGTAGTGATTGGAAAGGTGCTTGCACCCAATCCTATGCAATTGCAGACGATTATGTCTGCTATGCGACCTGCTTGGGGCAACCCAAGGGGTTTGGAAGCGAGAATGGTGGGAGATAACCTTTTCATTGCTGAATTTGAATCTGAATTTGACAAGAGCAGAGTTCTTGAGGGTTCTCCATGGTACATTGGCCGGCAAGCTGTAGGTAGACAAACTGTTATTTTGCAGGACTTTAACTCTGATATGCGGCCAACTGATGTTAGCTTTAATGAAATGGCTATTTGGGTGAATATCCTAAATCTTCCCCTTGGGTTAAGGAATGAGAAATGGGGTTTCGAGATAGCAGGCAAGATTGGGAAGGAGGTGTTGAAAGTTGATGTGGATGAACAGAAAAGGGCAGTTGGAAAAGAACTAAGAGCAAGGGTGGTTATTCCTTTAAATGAGCCACTGCCACGGGGAGTATCTGTGTTTTCATCAAGGAGACAAAGAAAAGAATGGTATGATGTGGTGTATGAGAGACTTCCGTATTTCTGCTTCTCCTGTGGTATTATCGGCCATTCAGAAATTGAATGTCCCACACCAGCCATGCGTGATGATAAAGGTTGTTTGCCATGTAGTGAGAAATTACGTGCACCTAAAGATAGAAGATTGAAGTACCAAAGTGAATGGCATGGCCAGGGAGACACCTCACCTAGGAAAAGTAATTCTTCAGGAATGTGGGGAGGTTCTGGTAGGAAAAAGATGATCTCGGAAAAAAGTAATGATCacaacaaggtttgtaataggGAAGACGAGGATCAGGATGGCAATGGAGTGTCTTCACCAGATTAG